The sequence TCGAAAAAGCGCGTGTGGAAAATCGCCCACATCGACGAGACGAAATCGCGCCACCGGATCTTCTTGCCTTCGCTCTTGTAACGCGGGCGGTACGAAATCGGGCGTTCCAGAATCGGCACGCCCCGGTTGAGCAGCTTGCACCCCAGTTCCATGTCCCAACTGAAACGCCGGTGTTTCAAATCGAGGCGGCGCATCAGTTCGGTGCCCATCGCCTTGTAGCACGTGGCCGCGTCGGTAAAGCGGTAGCCGTAGAGCAGGCGGATGAAAAAGTGCGCGATGACCAGTCCGATCTGGTAGAAGCGGCGGCGCGATTGGTCCGCACCCAAGGGCAGGCCCCGGCTGCCGAATACCACCGGCGCCTCGCCCGCCGCCAGCGGGGCCAGTAGCTCGGACCAGTCGGCGGGGTCGTATTCCAGGTCGGCGTCTTGCACGA comes from Candidatus Lernaella stagnicola and encodes:
- a CDS encoding glycosyltransferase family 2 protein — its product is MKLSIFVPVYNEEPTVRLLLEKVAAVDLTPLRLTKEIIVVNDGSTDRTAAQVRAFLADHPDEPVRLIELSGNHGKGYAVRQALNTATGELCVVQDADLEYDPADWSELLAPLAAGEAPVVFGSRGLPLGADQSRRRFYQIGLVIAHFFIRLLYGYRFTDAATCYKAMGTELMRRLDLKHRRFSWDMELGCKLLNRGVPILERPISYRPRYKSEGKKIRWRDFVSSMWAIFHTRFFDRGAREFRLPT